The proteins below come from a single Iocasia fonsfrigidae genomic window:
- a CDS encoding sensor histidine kinase, translating into MEFVSSLLVFLSLIENFLRLLIIFTLLNLSIKDIKFVLSFVIVTFIILFFRGFAVTPLSLFFLSFFVYVGILIKAYKKKVIISAITTGLVLMFYTLLESTLVPLQLLLYNVDLAVVIKSTLLRILFFLPQVLAMLITFFIIKKYGISFENYYNIIDDEEIAVMSDEEVDLTQEKRVSSTIFLASVFLIIQGLFIVTSNWSERLFAFFTGNSFFTSSLFINIMVIFLTLVLLYLLRYLVQTLVIQRNEIIKRVQEKNAQRLSWELRMQYHDYNHHLGMINMMLAMNQVDQAKRYLKGVVDELESVEEIVRSGNEALNALLYSKIARGNKREVPVEILLENPVCPMKVTDWDLNRIIGNLLDNAIEALEDIANDKSVKLTIKGGSDYNLFNVKTFGIVIDDEKEARIFERGFTSKGEEGHGLGLAICKQLVDRYDGKIYINKDEDKNYTAFVVLLPALG; encoded by the coding sequence ATGGAATTTGTATCCTCTTTGCTTGTTTTTTTGTCCTTAATAGAAAATTTCTTACGGTTATTAATTATTTTCACACTTCTTAATCTATCAATTAAGGATATTAAATTTGTTTTGTCTTTTGTTATAGTTACATTTATAATACTGTTTTTCAGGGGTTTTGCTGTTACTCCCCTTTCTTTATTTTTCTTAAGTTTTTTTGTATATGTAGGAATATTGATAAAAGCATATAAGAAAAAGGTAATTATTAGTGCTATTACAACTGGTTTGGTCTTAATGTTTTATACTTTATTGGAAAGCACCTTAGTTCCTTTACAATTATTACTTTATAATGTAGATTTAGCTGTTGTAATTAAATCCACCCTGTTACGTATATTGTTTTTTTTACCACAGGTTTTAGCAATGTTAATTACTTTTTTTATTATAAAAAAATATGGTATTAGCTTTGAAAATTACTATAACATAATTGATGACGAAGAAATAGCAGTTATGAGTGATGAAGAGGTAGATTTAACCCAGGAGAAAAGGGTTTCCTCTACGATATTTCTAGCCTCTGTTTTCCTGATTATTCAGGGTTTATTTATAGTTACTTCCAACTGGAGTGAGAGGTTATTTGCTTTTTTTACGGGAAATTCCTTTTTTACTTCATCCCTTTTTATAAATATAATGGTTATTTTTCTTACCCTGGTTTTACTCTATCTATTACGGTATCTGGTTCAGACCCTGGTAATTCAGCGGAATGAGATCATTAAAAGGGTGCAGGAAAAGAATGCCCAGCGTTTAAGTTGGGAGCTTAGAATGCAGTATCATGATTATAACCACCACCTGGGAATGATTAATATGATGTTAGCCATGAACCAGGTCGATCAGGCTAAAAGGTACCTGAAGGGTGTTGTAGACGAGTTGGAGAGTGTAGAAGAGATTGTCAGGAGTGGTAATGAGGCCTTGAATGCCCTGCTTTATAGTAAAATAGCCAGGGGAAATAAAAGAGAGGTTCCTGTTGAGATTTTACTGGAGAATCCGGTTTGTCCGATGAAGGTGACTGATTGGGACCTGAACAGGATCATAGGTAATCTGCTGGATAATGCCATTGAGGCTTTAGAAGATATAGCTAATGATAAAAGTGTTAAACTTACTATCAAGGGAGGTAGTGATTATAATCTCTTTAATGTAAAAACTTTTGGCATAGTTATAGATGATGAAAAAGAAGCCCGTATCTTTGAAAGGGGATTTACCAGCAAAGGGGAAGAAGGGCATGGTCTGGGGCTGGCTATCTGTAAACAGCTTGTTGACCGTTATGATGGTAAAATATATATAAACAAGGATGAGGATAAAAACTATACCGCTTTCGTTGTTCTACTGCCAGCACTGGGATAG
- a CDS encoding accessory gene regulator ArgB-like protein, which produces MVKTISKQIADYFNQKLDLSREETSSIDYGCQVIFYLLIEIISFILVSSFLNMFWPVMIALVVFLILRPYAGGIHMPSYLLCYIFSLLVFISIGCLVNLVSIPAKYLISWLVFVFILSLLLINKYAPADTAIQPIKDPSRRRKLKTISLLIIICWFLISLAIMFSFANYYNLLFAGSLGLLAEALALHPLAFYVIDKYLPDQD; this is translated from the coding sequence ATGGTAAAAACAATTTCCAAACAGATTGCTGATTATTTTAATCAAAAACTAGACCTTTCTCGGGAAGAGACCTCTTCCATTGACTATGGCTGTCAGGTTATTTTTTACCTCTTGATCGAAATAATCAGTTTTATCTTAGTCTCATCTTTCTTAAATATGTTCTGGCCGGTTATGATAGCTCTTGTAGTCTTTTTAATCTTAAGACCCTATGCCGGTGGTATTCACATGCCCAGCTATTTATTGTGTTATATCTTTTCCTTACTAGTATTTATCAGCATAGGTTGTCTAGTAAATTTAGTCAGCATACCTGCAAAATACTTAATAAGCTGGTTAGTCTTTGTTTTTATACTAAGTTTACTCCTAATTAATAAATATGCCCCGGCTGATACAGCTATTCAACCTATCAAAGACCCTTCAAGGCGGAGAAAACTAAAAACAATATCCTTGCTAATAATAATTTGCTGGTTTTTAATTTCACTAGCGATTATGTTCAGCTTTGCTAATTATTACAACTTATTATTTGCTGGTAGTTTAGGACTTTTAGCAGAGGCACTAGCCTTACACCCGCTTGCTTTTTATGTAATAGATAAATATTTACCAGACCAAGACTGA
- a CDS encoding IclR family transcriptional regulator, whose translation MKTNNVQSVIKAMKIFEELVYCGEPLPLTRLSEKVGLNISTVHRLVNTLLHLNYVEQNKEGLYKLGLLTYQMAELINRDFDLREVVRPFLEDIVRQFNETSNLVVFENNQVVYLDQVESNNMVRMFASVGSRGPAYCTGAGKMLLSYLNEQELAEYMQETNFVSHTENTFANPGKLKLELLKIKEQGYSLDLEEREIGVRCLSVPIENREGRVLGALSISGPSARMTMEFIMLELLPVLRKKTEKIKEKIR comes from the coding sequence TTGAAGACAAATAATGTACAGTCTGTTATAAAGGCGATGAAAATATTTGAGGAACTGGTTTATTGTGGTGAACCATTACCCCTAACCAGGCTTAGTGAGAAGGTAGGTTTAAATATCAGTACAGTTCACAGGCTTGTTAATACCCTTTTACACTTAAACTATGTTGAACAGAATAAAGAAGGTTTATATAAACTGGGATTACTAACATATCAAATGGCAGAACTTATAAACAGGGATTTTGATTTGAGGGAGGTAGTAAGACCCTTTCTTGAGGATATTGTTAGACAATTTAATGAAACTTCTAACCTGGTTGTTTTCGAGAATAATCAGGTTGTTTATCTGGATCAGGTTGAATCTAATAATATGGTCAGGATGTTTGCCAGTGTAGGTAGTAGGGGACCGGCTTATTGTACCGGGGCAGGTAAGATGCTTTTGTCATATTTAAATGAACAGGAACTGGCAGAGTATATGCAAGAGACTAATTTCGTTTCACACACTGAAAATACCTTTGCCAATCCAGGAAAATTAAAGCTTGAACTCCTTAAGATAAAAGAGCAGGGCTATTCTCTGGATCTGGAGGAAAGAGAGATAGGGGTGCGCTGTCTATCAGTTCCTATAGAAAACAGAGAAGGCCGTGTATTGGGGGCTTTAAGTATATCTGGCCCATCAGCCAGGATGACTATGGAATTTATTATGTTAGAACTGCTCCCGGTATTACGAAAAAAGACGGAAAAAATCAAAGAAAAGATTAGATGA
- a CDS encoding cyclic lactone autoinducer peptide yields the protein MLNLLKKIIMGVSKFNSNSNCDGLFFQPRKSE from the coding sequence ATGTTGAATCTGCTTAAAAAAATAATTATGGGTGTTAGTAAGTTTAACAGTAATTCTAATTGTGATGGACTTTTTTTTCAACCGAGAAAATCTGAATAA